The following proteins are encoded in a genomic region of Chloracidobacterium sp.:
- a CDS encoding thiamine phosphate synthase, translating to MNSPITYLITDGRATDETLEASMVRLEKLFDAALKNGVTHFQIREKQLSGEGLFSLTQRLTVRKSGAEMKLLVNDRADIAAAAGADGVHLTSNSLGADVVRRRFGSLLVFVSTHNESSVARAEDKGADAVVFGPVFSTPGKGPALGVEVLHAVCILHRNLPIMALGGVDAETGPEALRHGASGIAGIRAFGSAKKIAETMNALRNGK from the coding sequence ATGAACTCTCCGATCACATATCTCATTACGGACGGCAGGGCAACGGACGAAACCCTTGAGGCGTCAATGGTGCGGCTGGAAAAGCTTTTCGACGCTGCGCTCAAGAATGGCGTAACGCACTTTCAGATCCGGGAGAAGCAGCTTTCCGGGGAGGGGCTTTTCTCGCTCACGCAGCGGCTTACCGTGCGGAAGAGCGGCGCCGAAATGAAACTGCTCGTGAACGATCGCGCCGACATTGCCGCTGCTGCCGGTGCTGACGGCGTACATCTGACATCAAATTCGCTGGGAGCCGATGTCGTCCGCCGGAGATTCGGTTCTCTTTTGGTTTTTGTTTCGACACACAATGAAAGCAGCGTCGCCCGTGCGGAAGACAAAGGCGCCGACGCTGTCGTTTTCGGCCCTGTATTCTCAACTCCCGGTAAGGGGCCTGCACTTGGTGTCGAGGTTCTGCACGCGGTCTGCATCTTGCATCGGAACCTGCCTATCATGGCCCTCGGCGGCGTCGATGCCGAGACCGGGCCGGAGGCATTGCGGCACGGGGCTTCAGGCATCGCCGGAATACGAGCGTTCGGCAGTGCGAAAAAGATAGCCGAGACCATGAATGCACTGAGGAACGGCAAGTGA
- a CDS encoding tetratricopeptide repeat protein produces MNFDRSKAMRNAERYVAQGKLKSAISEYRAIVDADPRDVTTLNMLGDLYVKNANKREAVDCYLRVAEHYSTQGFAQKAIAVYNKVSRLQPDSIEVTTKLAELYTIKGSLNEARSHYTTLAEHYEKAGHRIEALAMWKQISLLDPNNTEVCVSLAESYLREGQHEAAAEAYAEAGARLARKGKHEEAIKAFSKGLDIRPSDLRLLTGFVEAHAAIGRAGRAVSVLEEIIEEEPYNRDVLLLLIDCHISANNIPAAERSVIKLVEIEPANYPKLLDILRIYLNANDLDGAGRILSMSAEYFLAAGQGDECRRWINEILERDPEHIQGLRLLVSYAAWLKEERTYIVALDRLANAASKQGNLEDERYALAHLTILKPHETLLRIRLDEINEQLGGDIQVVENEFIKPKAADRHLPDDEEAEPEAVSVVEEENSVDEEAKPAISIVSEPYAGEGSADGETLSESAARDLDKEVESITFYIENGYFDLAEKTIQELAERFGETDEVSRLRDKLAAEQGSEPAAEMRPIGIDEIRSEFGLDENDVEAGSDGDFDTHFQTGVAYQEMGLYEQAIGEFQDAIKCLRTSDNTRRFFSCANLLGHCFISHDKPNHAVTWFLRALETEGLGPEEKQGLWYELAAAYEASGDIENAARYFDAIYAENVEFRDVAERVRTFVPTM; encoded by the coding sequence ATGAATTTCGACAGGTCAAAGGCGATGCGTAACGCTGAGCGTTACGTTGCGCAGGGAAAATTGAAATCTGCGATCTCGGAATACCGAGCGATCGTTGATGCCGATCCGCGTGATGTGACCACGCTCAATATGCTTGGCGATCTCTATGTAAAGAACGCCAACAAACGTGAGGCCGTGGATTGTTATTTGCGTGTCGCCGAGCATTACAGCACACAGGGTTTTGCCCAGAAGGCTATCGCTGTTTACAACAAGGTCTCGCGGCTCCAGCCTGACTCGATCGAGGTTACGACGAAGCTCGCGGAGCTTTATACCATCAAGGGGTCACTGAACGAAGCACGCTCGCACTATACGACGCTTGCCGAGCACTACGAAAAGGCCGGCCACAGGATCGAGGCTCTTGCGATGTGGAAGCAGATCTCGCTTCTCGATCCGAACAATACAGAGGTTTGCGTGAGCCTCGCAGAATCTTACCTGCGGGAGGGCCAGCACGAGGCCGCTGCCGAGGCATACGCGGAGGCAGGCGCCAGGCTTGCCCGCAAAGGCAAGCACGAGGAGGCCATAAAGGCTTTTTCAAAAGGCCTTGACATCAGGCCGAGCGATCTTCGGCTGCTGACAGGTTTTGTTGAGGCGCACGCGGCGATAGGCCGTGCGGGACGTGCCGTCTCGGTACTCGAAGAGATCATCGAGGAGGAACCGTACAACCGCGACGTTCTTTTGCTTCTGATAGACTGCCACATCTCGGCCAATAACATACCTGCGGCCGAGAGGTCGGTGATCAAACTCGTGGAGATCGAGCCGGCGAACTACCCGAAGTTGCTCGATATCCTGCGCATTTATCTCAACGCGAACGACCTCGACGGCGCCGGACGGATATTGTCGATGTCCGCCGAGTATTTTCTTGCGGCGGGTCAAGGCGACGAGTGCAGGCGCTGGATCAACGAGATACTCGAACGCGACCCCGAGCATATACAGGGCCTGCGGCTTTTGGTGAGCTACGCCGCGTGGCTCAAGGAGGAGCGCACTTATATCGTTGCTCTCGACCGCCTTGCAAACGCGGCATCGAAACAAGGGAACCTTGAGGACGAACGATATGCACTTGCGCACCTCACGATCCTTAAACCGCACGAGACTCTGCTTCGTATTCGGCTCGACGAGATCAACGAACAGCTGGGCGGCGACATTCAGGTCGTTGAGAATGAATTTATCAAACCGAAGGCTGCCGACCGTCATTTGCCTGACGATGAGGAAGCCGAACCTGAAGCGGTCAGCGTCGTTGAGGAAGAAAATTCCGTTGACGAAGAAGCGAAGCCGGCGATCTCGATCGTCTCCGAGCCGTATGCCGGAGAAGGATCGGCGGACGGCGAGACCCTGAGCGAGTCGGCGGCACGCGACCTCGACAAAGAGGTCGAGAGTATAACTTTCTATATTGAGAACGGCTATTTCGACCTTGCAGAGAAGACGATCCAAGAGCTTGCCGAGAGATTCGGCGAGACGGACGAGGTCTCGCGGCTGCGCGACAAGCTTGCAGCTGAACAAGGCTCTGAACCGGCCGCAGAAATGAGGCCGATCGGCATTGATGAGATTCGTTCGGAATTCGGCTTGGATGAAAATGACGTCGAGGCCGGCTCGGACGGCGATTTTGATACTCATTTCCAGACGGGGGTCGCATATCAGGAAATGGGTCTGTACGAACAAGCCATCGGCGAATTTCAGGATGCGATCAAGTGTCTGAGAACAAGCGATAACACGCGGCGCTTCTTTAGCTGTGCCAACCTGCTGGGGCATTGTTTCATCAGCCACGATAAACCGAATCATGCGGTTACCTGGTTCCTGCGTGCACTTGAGACCGAAGGATTAGGCCCCGAAGAGAAACAAGGCCTTTGGTATGAGCTTGCCGCCGCTTATGAAGCGTCAGGTGACATTGAAAATGCAGCCCGCTACTTCGACGCGATCTATGCCGAGAATGTGGAGTTCCGCGACGTGGCCGAGCGGGTCCGCACCTTCGTTCCTACCATGTGA
- a CDS encoding chlorite dismutase family protein: MENITEKRDPADSGLRLVPGSSDLPDTEAPRPQFVNFIFFRISPEWRRLSASEKAAFKSEFCEVYESFREHLLLFSYSLVGFDSKADLMLWRIGESLDTVQEMTAALYRTGLGRFLETAYSYLSTTKTRVFVDSGADDRLHVVAGSTKYHFVYPCSKIRDWADLPAERRDAIIKENFMVGQRFPNIRIHMTHTFGFSETEYLISFETDEPRAFLALAEELRETEASRFAVRGTPIYICRRRPLGECLDALG; the protein is encoded by the coding sequence ATGGAGAATATTACGGAAAAACGAGATCCGGCCGATAGCGGCCTCAGACTTGTACCGGGATCTTCGGACCTGCCGGACACGGAGGCACCGCGACCGCAATTCGTCAACTTCATCTTTTTCCGCATTTCGCCGGAATGGCGCAGGCTTTCGGCGAGCGAGAAGGCGGCATTCAAGAGCGAATTCTGCGAGGTTTATGAGAGCTTTCGCGAGCATCTTCTGCTTTTCAGCTATTCGCTGGTCGGTTTCGACTCGAAGGCCGATCTGATGTTGTGGCGTATCGGTGAATCACTCGACACTGTACAGGAGATGACCGCGGCGCTTTATCGCACCGGCTTGGGCAGGTTTTTGGAAACAGCTTACAGCTACCTCTCGACCACGAAGACCCGCGTTTTTGTTGACAGCGGGGCCGATGACCGCCTTCATGTCGTTGCGGGTTCGACAAAATATCATTTTGTGTACCCGTGTTCAAAGATAAGGGACTGGGCAGACCTTCCTGCCGAACGCCGAGATGCGATAATTAAAGAGAATTTCATGGTGGGGCAGCGGTTCCCGAATATACGGATCCATATGACGCACACTTTCGGCTTCAGCGAGACGGAATATCTGATCTCATTTGAGACGGATGAACCGCGGGCATTCCTCGCACTTGCTGAAGAGCTTCGCGAGACGGAGGCAAGCCGATTCGCTGTTCGAGGCACACCGATCTACATATGCCGCCGGCGTCCGCTTGGGGAATGTCTCGACGCACTCGGATGA
- a CDS encoding bifunctional homocysteine S-methyltransferase/methylenetetrahydrofolate reductase encodes MKNFRDLLDSESVYVFDGAIGTRLYDKGVYINRSYDELNVTSPDLVREVHQEYVEAGSDIIQTNTFGATRSKLHPYGLESRLRELNVAAVKLAREAAGDSAFVAGSVGPLGLRIEPFGPTSFEEAKNMYKEQVEALLEGGVDAFVLETFSELPVIEQAIYAVRELSDLPIIAQMTIQMDGKTAFGATPEAFTERLDELGVEIIGVNCGMGPSHILSALEKMRAVTNKKLSAQPNAGLPRDVQGRQFYMGSPEYLAEFARRFVQAGAKFIGGCCGTTPAHIKMMAEAVRSVSPRQAVSEARKQSANVIDLKPSGVTVIPKEERSRWSAKLARGEFVTSVEVLPPKGCDVQKTIDSIRLLSESGVDAVNIPDGPRAQTRMSAMATAVLVQREVGIEAVLHYCCRDRNLLGMMSDLLGAAALEVHNLLLITGDPPKMGPYPDATAVFDIDSIGLTNMANKLNHGLDLGNNPIGKPASFSIGVGVNPGALNLDEEIRRFEWKVEAGAEYAITQPVFDSDQLRRFLDRISHVRIPIVAGIWPLISYRNAEFMHNEVPGVNVTPEILERMRAASDKGKDEGRIEGINIARESLLEVRDLIQGVQVSAPFGNVNYALQVFDVLPQ; translated from the coding sequence ATGAAAAACTTCCGAGACCTGTTGGATTCCGAGAGTGTATATGTCTTTGACGGCGCGATCGGCACACGGCTTTACGACAAAGGCGTTTACATAAACCGGAGTTACGACGAGCTGAATGTTACTTCGCCCGACCTTGTACGCGAGGTTCATCAGGAATATGTCGAGGCGGGCTCCGACATCATCCAAACAAATACGTTCGGGGCGACCCGCAGCAAGCTGCACCCGTACGGCCTCGAATCCAGGCTTCGCGAGTTGAATGTTGCTGCCGTAAAGCTCGCACGCGAAGCCGCGGGCGACTCGGCCTTTGTCGCCGGCTCCGTCGGGCCGCTAGGCCTGCGTATCGAGCCATTTGGCCCGACCTCATTCGAAGAGGCAAAGAATATGTATAAGGAGCAGGTAGAAGCCCTGCTCGAAGGCGGTGTTGATGCCTTCGTCCTCGAAACCTTTTCCGAGCTTCCGGTCATTGAGCAGGCAATCTATGCGGTCCGTGAGCTTTCGGACCTGCCGATCATTGCACAGATGACGATCCAAATGGACGGGAAAACGGCGTTCGGTGCCACGCCCGAAGCGTTTACCGAGCGGCTCGACGAGCTGGGCGTTGAGATCATCGGCGTCAACTGCGGCATGGGGCCGAGCCATATCTTAAGCGCCCTTGAGAAAATGCGTGCAGTTACGAACAAGAAGCTCTCGGCACAGCCTAACGCCGGATTGCCGCGTGATGTTCAGGGGCGGCAATTCTATATGGGTTCGCCGGAGTATCTGGCCGAGTTCGCGCGCCGTTTTGTACAGGCAGGGGCAAAATTCATAGGAGGCTGCTGCGGCACGACACCGGCTCACATCAAGATGATGGCCGAAGCGGTTCGCTCCGTCAGCCCGCGGCAAGCTGTCAGCGAGGCACGCAAGCAGAGCGCGAATGTTATCGACCTTAAGCCGAGCGGCGTTACCGTCATACCGAAGGAAGAGCGAAGCCGCTGGTCGGCAAAGCTCGCTCGCGGCGAGTTCGTGACATCTGTCGAAGTGCTGCCGCCAAAAGGCTGCGATGTGCAAAAGACGATTGACAGCATCAGACTGCTGAGCGAATCGGGTGTCGATGCCGTCAATATACCTGACGGCCCGCGTGCTCAGACGCGAATGTCCGCCATGGCGACCGCCGTACTAGTACAGCGTGAGGTTGGTATCGAAGCCGTGCTTCACTACTGCTGCCGCGACCGAAATTTGCTGGGAATGATGTCCGACCTGCTCGGTGCGGCTGCGCTCGAGGTTCATAATTTGCTGCTCATCACGGGCGACCCGCCAAAGATGGGGCCTTACCCCGATGCAACGGCCGTCTTCGATATCGACTCGATCGGGCTTACCAATATGGCGAACAAGCTGAACCACGGCCTCGACCTCGGCAATAATCCGATCGGCAAGCCTGCTTCATTCTCGATAGGGGTCGGTGTCAATCCCGGCGCACTTAATTTGGATGAAGAGATACGTCGATTTGAATGGAAGGTTGAGGCAGGTGCGGAATACGCGATCACTCAGCCCGTCTTCGACAGCGATCAGCTTCGGCGTTTTCTTGATCGCATATCGCACGTACGCATTCCGATCGTTGCAGGCATTTGGCCGCTGATCTCATACCGAAATGCCGAGTTCATGCACAACGAAGTGCCCGGCGTGAACGTAACGCCCGAGATCCTCGAACGTATGCGTGCCGCTTCGGATAAAGGAAAGGACGAGGGCCGCATTGAGGGTATAAACATAGCCCGCGAGTCGCTGCTCGAAGTGCGTGACCTGATACAAGGCGTTCAGGTGTCGGCGCCGTTCGGCAACGTGAACTACGCCCTTCAGGTTTTCGACGTACTTCCGCAGTAG
- a CDS encoding NAD(P)H-hydrate dehydratase: MQKVLTAEQMRTVDRLTTERFNIPSLLLMENAAHALAHAISERLGGSVRGRNVLILCGKGNNGGDAAALARLLRMQGAAADVCLFGKVEQTAGDARVNFQAAECLSGTSFSFSEVSTIEDFRHGRDLFRQEHGRFDAVVDGLFGFGLDRPIAGFFARLADEINTMFRGDRVPLRVAIDLPSGAMADSASVEGPVVKADLTVTFTAPKLANVAIPIAAYGGELIVADIGSPKELIDEQASKTFVSETADAAEWLERTSFSDDSFKNKRGHTLVIAGSREYSGAAVLAANASMRSGAGLVTLAVPKGCQRLAAPRLLPEVILRGVAETDGGTIAEAAFDELVKVLATADSVLIGCGLAKDESTAAFIRKAVEHRKQPLVLDADGLNQIAPIEFKNSPEAPALILTPHEGEFLRLLGTSDKAAVADRISAVRDMAVKRGVIVVLKGERVLIGSPDGRVVINPTGNSGVGKAGNGDTLSGIIAGITAQGARFGMEPFETVVSAVFIAGMAADVAEEWYGKRVMTASDVRECLTASFDRLERNR, translated from the coding sequence ATGCAAAAGGTGCTGACCGCAGAGCAGATGCGTACCGTCGATCGTCTTACGACGGAACGTTTCAATATCCCATCGCTTCTGCTGATGGAGAATGCGGCCCACGCTCTTGCACATGCCATTAGTGAGCGTCTGGGCGGTTCGGTTCGAGGCCGGAATGTCCTCATCCTCTGCGGCAAAGGCAACAACGGCGGCGACGCTGCGGCGTTGGCGCGTCTATTGCGGATGCAGGGGGCGGCGGCAGATGTCTGCCTTTTCGGAAAGGTCGAGCAGACGGCGGGCGATGCAAGAGTGAATTTTCAAGCCGCCGAATGTCTGAGCGGCACATCATTTTCATTTTCAGAGGTCAGCACCATCGAAGACTTTCGGCACGGCCGCGATCTGTTCAGGCAAGAACATGGCCGCTTTGATGCTGTTGTCGATGGGTTATTCGGCTTTGGCCTTGACCGGCCGATTGCGGGTTTTTTTGCGCGATTGGCAGATGAAATAAATACTATGTTCAGGGGAGATCGAGTGCCGCTGCGTGTTGCGATCGACCTGCCGTCGGGAGCAATGGCGGATTCCGCTTCTGTTGAAGGCCCTGTCGTTAAGGCTGATCTTACCGTTACTTTTACCGCGCCGAAGCTTGCGAATGTCGCAATACCTATCGCAGCGTACGGAGGCGAATTGATCGTGGCCGATATCGGCTCGCCCAAAGAACTGATCGACGAACAGGCCTCAAAGACCTTCGTCTCTGAGACCGCTGATGCGGCCGAATGGCTTGAACGCACGAGTTTTTCTGACGATTCTTTTAAGAACAAACGCGGTCATACGCTTGTGATCGCAGGCTCGCGAGAATATTCCGGTGCGGCCGTGCTTGCTGCGAACGCTTCGATGCGTTCCGGGGCAGGCCTTGTAACTCTTGCAGTGCCGAAGGGCTGTCAACGCTTGGCGGCGCCGCGTCTTCTACCTGAAGTGATCTTACGCGGTGTCGCTGAAACGGATGGCGGAACGATCGCCGAGGCGGCTTTTGATGAGCTTGTGAAGGTTCTCGCAACGGCAGATTCGGTTCTTATCGGCTGCGGCCTTGCGAAAGACGAAAGCACGGCGGCGTTTATCCGCAAGGCCGTTGAGCACCGTAAGCAGCCGTTGGTACTCGATGCCGACGGCTTGAATCAAATAGCTCCGATCGAGTTCAAGAATTCGCCTGAGGCTCCGGCGTTGATCCTTACCCCGCACGAGGGCGAATTTCTGCGGCTTCTCGGCACTTCGGACAAAGCGGCCGTTGCTGATCGCATTTCGGCGGTGCGCGATATGGCAGTGAAACGCGGCGTGATCGTTGTGCTGAAGGGCGAGCGAGTGCTGATCGGCTCTCCGGACGGGCGCGTTGTCATAAATCCGACCGGTAATTCCGGGGTTGGCAAGGCAGGCAATGGCGACACTCTCTCGGGCATCATCGCAGGAATTACGGCGCAAGGGGCCAGATTCGGTATGGAGCCATTTGAGACGGTGGTCTCCGCTGTATTCATCGCCGGCATGGCGGCTGACGTTGCTGAAGAATGGTACGGCAAGCGTGTGATGACCGCGTCCGACGTTCGTGAATGCCTTACCGCTTCCTTCGATCGGTTGGAGCGAAACAGATAA
- a CDS encoding adenine phosphoribosyltransferase translates to MNDLQQLIREVPDFPKPGINFYDITTLLLDPRGLHMAIDALADAAGGKQADTVIGVESRGFIFGAPVAYKLGAGFVPVRKPKKLPAEKVSISYELEYGSDTLEMHKDAVGEGHRVLIVDDLLATGGTARAVVDLVESVGGVVAGLLFVCELNFLNGREKFNGYDITSLVRYDS, encoded by the coding sequence ATGAACGATTTACAACAACTTATCCGAGAAGTGCCGGACTTTCCGAAGCCGGGCATCAATTTCTACGACATCACGACGCTGCTGCTTGATCCGCGAGGCCTTCACATGGCGATCGATGCGCTTGCCGATGCGGCAGGCGGCAAGCAGGCCGATACGGTGATCGGCGTCGAATCGCGCGGCTTCATCTTCGGTGCGCCGGTCGCATACAAGTTGGGTGCGGGCTTTGTTCCCGTAAGGAAGCCAAAGAAGCTGCCTGCCGAGAAGGTTTCGATCTCATACGAGCTTGAGTATGGCTCCGATACGCTTGAGATGCACAAGGACGCTGTCGGCGAAGGCCATCGAGTATTGATCGTTGACGATCTGCTCGCAACGGGCGGCACGGCGCGCGCCGTCGTCGATCTTGTCGAAAGTGTCGGCGGTGTCGTGGCGGGACTGCTTTTTGTCTGCGAGCTTAATTTCCTGAACGGCCGTGAGAAATTCAACGGATACGATATAACATCGCTCGTGCGTTACGATTCGTAA
- the thiD gene encoding bifunctional hydroxymethylpyrimidine kinase/phosphomethylpyrimidine kinase, translating to MNRRRKICLTIAGVDPSGGAGVLADIKTFTAFGCFGMAAVTSLTFQNTMGVFGAVHSTGSSMRAQLDAVFDDADIDAVKTGMLPSAEVIDEVAEVLSSKMAANLIVDPVVRSTSGYDLIDSAALSALVERLFPLALLVTPNIPEAERISGVAIESFDDIAAAAEMIRSKGAKNVLIKGGHFDGTAGEGTARDHLFNDAGYFAFDAPMIDSVSTHGTGCTLSAAIASCTALGLSLSDAVSTAKAFVSEAIRSAPGIGRGSGPLDHFVKPILPV from the coding sequence GTGAACCGGCGGCGAAAGATCTGCCTCACGATTGCAGGCGTCGATCCTTCGGGCGGTGCGGGCGTACTTGCTGATATCAAGACATTTACGGCATTCGGATGTTTCGGAATGGCGGCAGTTACCTCACTTACTTTCCAAAACACGATGGGTGTATTCGGCGCGGTTCATTCAACCGGAAGCTCGATGCGGGCACAGCTTGACGCGGTCTTTGACGATGCCGATATTGATGCCGTAAAGACAGGAATGCTGCCTTCGGCAGAGGTGATCGATGAGGTCGCCGAAGTGCTGTCAAGCAAAATGGCCGCGAACTTGATCGTCGATCCTGTGGTACGTTCGACATCGGGGTATGACCTTATAGACAGCGCGGCCCTTTCGGCGCTCGTTGAAAGACTTTTTCCGCTTGCCTTGCTTGTAACGCCGAACATTCCCGAGGCCGAACGGATCTCAGGCGTCGCGATCGAGTCTTTCGATGACATCGCCGCCGCCGCCGAGATGATCCGCTCAAAAGGTGCAAAGAATGTGCTTATAAAAGGCGGACATTTTGACGGAACAGCGGGTGAAGGCACAGCACGCGACCACCTGTTCAATGATGCCGGCTATTTTGCATTTGATGCTCCGATGATAGACTCCGTCTCGACGCACGGCACGGGCTGCACGTTATCTGCCGCGATCGCCTCGTGCACGGCGCTCGGCCTTTCGCTTTCCGACGCGGTCTCGACGGCAAAAGCTTTTGTCAGCGAAGCGATACGAAGCGCGCCGGGAATAGGCCGAGGCAGCGGGCCGTTGGATCATTTTGTAAAGCCTATTTTGCCGGTTTGA
- a CDS encoding NDP-sugar synthase, with the protein MQAIILAGGKGTRLRPLTVYTPKPIVPVLNRPFLLYQIDILRNAGVTDITLSLSYQPDKIEMLLGSGAEHGVSLTYITEPNPLGTGGAYRFAANEIRETTIVLNGDVLTDIDLTRLLAFHAERKAEATIVLTPVEDPQRYGLVETDNKGSILRFLEKPSAEDIERTKTNTINAGIYVLEPSVLDLIPYGENRSFEYDVFPELLRRKSVFCGYVMQGEYWRDIGTPASYREAHLDILAGRFRTAEDEDRPQYEKATAAAVDAVSVIGADCVIKPNARISNSVLGPGVNVEEKALIENSVIWGHTRIAANAIVRDSIVGRSCHIGRNALVTEGAVLGDKTQLTDYTQV; encoded by the coding sequence ATGCAGGCGATAATACTCGCAGGCGGCAAAGGCACAAGGCTGAGGCCGCTGACCGTTTATACCCCGAAACCGATCGTACCGGTTCTGAACCGGCCGTTCTTGCTTTATCAGATCGATATTCTTCGCAATGCAGGCGTTACCGACATCACGCTTTCGCTGAGCTATCAGCCTGATAAGATCGAGATGCTGCTTGGTTCCGGCGCCGAGCACGGCGTTTCGCTCACGTATATTACAGAACCTAACCCTCTCGGCACAGGCGGGGCATATCGCTTTGCTGCCAATGAGATCCGCGAAACGACGATCGTGCTTAACGGCGATGTCCTGACCGACATCGATCTGACACGGTTGCTCGCCTTTCACGCAGAGCGTAAGGCGGAGGCAACGATCGTCCTTACTCCTGTCGAAGATCCACAGCGTTACGGCCTCGTTGAGACGGACAACAAAGGCAGCATTCTGCGTTTTTTGGAAAAGCCTTCTGCCGAGGATATCGAGAGAACCAAGACAAATACCATAAACGCAGGTATTTACGTACTCGAACCATCCGTACTTGACCTGATACCGTATGGTGAGAACCGTTCGTTCGAGTACGACGTTTTTCCCGAACTGCTGCGGCGCAAAAGCGTATTCTGCGGCTATGTGATGCAGGGCGAATATTGGCGCGACATCGGCACGCCGGCGAGCTATCGCGAGGCTCACCTCGACATCCTGGCCGGAAGATTCAGAACCGCTGAAGACGAAGACAGGCCGCAATACGAAAAGGCAACGGCCGCCGCTGTCGATGCGGTTTCCGTGATCGGCGCCGATTGCGTGATCAAGCCGAATGCTCGCATATCTAATTCCGTACTCGGTCCCGGCGTCAATGTCGAGGAAAAGGCTTTGATCGAGAACAGCGTTATTTGGGGCCACACGCGTATCGCTGCGAACGCGATCGTTCGCGATTCGATCGTCGGCCGCAGTTGCCATATCGGGCGCAACGCGCTCGTCACCGAGGGTGCTGTGCTGGGTGATAAGACCCAATTGACCGATTACACGCAGGTTTGA
- a CDS encoding transporter encodes MTDDIDITPSGAFEVSAGVDFLQNAKFPLSGIKGDQTRVGVLRLRTGLAANVEIQVEGSLYEFVAINSRSTSPIPLNINGNSTSDFGDITLSTKIKLVNETKHMPAFGLKFGFQLPNTDQAKGVGTNQLNVFGKVIVQKGFGSVLDRVSRFNLVGNLGMTIMTDPLERFSQNDLLLYGLSGTYRVNRRINIVGEVNGRQNTRAHGAPVGTESIGQFRIGTQIRASGLRFDTAAVFGLTRNSPRTGVTFGVTYLSPPIFKPAK; translated from the coding sequence ATGACCGATGACATCGATATAACGCCAAGCGGTGCTTTTGAGGTCTCGGCGGGCGTCGATTTTCTGCAGAACGCAAAGTTCCCGCTCTCCGGCATTAAAGGCGATCAGACAAGAGTCGGCGTACTTCGCTTACGTACCGGTCTTGCTGCAAATGTCGAGATACAGGTCGAAGGCTCACTGTACGAATTTGTCGCCATCAATTCACGCTCGACATCGCCTATACCGCTCAATATTAACGGCAACTCAACAAGCGATTTCGGCGACATCACCCTTTCGACCAAGATAAAACTTGTTAATGAGACCAAACACATGCCTGCGTTCGGTCTAAAATTCGGGTTTCAGCTTCCGAATACCGACCAGGCAAAAGGTGTCGGCACAAATCAGCTTAACGTCTTCGGCAAGGTTATCGTGCAAAAGGGATTTGGCAGTGTGCTTGACCGTGTCAGCCGCTTCAACCTCGTCGGCAATCTCGGTATGACGATAATGACCGATCCGCTCGAACGTTTTTCGCAGAATGACCTTTTGCTGTACGGCCTTTCGGGAACATATCGTGTGAACCGGCGGATAAATATCGTCGGCGAAGTGAACGGAAGGCAGAATACGCGTGCTCACGGTGCCCCCGTCGGAACGGAAAGTATCGGTCAATTTCGTATCGGAACACAGATCCGGGCGTCGGGGCTTCGCTTTGACACCGCAGCGGTCTTCGGCCTCACCCGCAACAGCCCGCGTACAGGCGTTACGTTCGGCGTTACCTACCTCTCGCCGCCGATCTTCAAACCGGCAAAATAG
- a CDS encoding acylphosphatase translates to MSRRTRMIVARHLFISGRVQGVGYRYFAQRSAARHQVLGFVRNLDDGRVEAWVEGSVESVDAFRDDMAAGPVYSAIESVEELVVDPVGLYSTFRIER, encoded by the coding sequence ATGTCTCGACGCACTCGGATGATAGTTGCACGGCACTTATTCATCAGCGGCCGCGTTCAAGGTGTCGGGTATCGGTACTTTGCGCAAAGAAGTGCCGCGCGGCATCAGGTATTGGGTTTCGTTCGCAACCTTGACGACGGGCGTGTGGAAGCATGGGTCGAAGGCAGCGTTGAAAGTGTGGATGCGTTTCGCGATGACATGGCCGCCGGCCCTGTGTATTCCGCCATTGAAAGTGTCGAAGAGCTGGTGGTCGATCCCGTCGGCTTGTACTCAACATTCAGGATCGAAAGATAA